aggacagctaggagaagaaggaacaggacacattggtacaggacagctaggagaagaaggaacgggacacattggtacaggacagctaggagaagaaggaacgggacacattggtacaggacagctaggagaagaaggaacaggacacattggtacaggacagctaggagaagaaggaacgggacacattggtacaggacagctaggagaagaaggaatgggacacattggtacaggacagctaggagaagaaggaacgggacacattggtacaggacagctaggagaagaaggaatgggacacattggtacaggacagctaggagaagaaggaatgggacacattggtacaggacagctaggagaagaaggaatgggacacattggtacaggacagctaggagaagaaggaacgggacacattggtacaggacagctaggagaagaaggaaaaggacacattggtacaggacagctaggaaaAGAAGAAACGAGAcgcattggtacaggacagctaggagaagaaggaatgggacacattggtacaggacagctaggagaagaaggaatgggacacattggtacaggacagctaggagaagaaggaatgggacacattggtacaggacagctaggagaagaaggaatgggacacattggtacaggacagctaggaggaaggaacgggacacattggtacaggacagctaggagaggaaggaacgggacacattggtacaggacagctaggagaagaaacaggacacattggtacaggacagctaggagaagaagggacaggacacattggtacaggacagctaggagaagaaggaataggacacattggtacaggacagctagggaagaaggaacgggacacattggtacaggacagctaggagaagaaggaaacaggacacattggtacaggacagctaggagaggaaggaacgggacacattggtacaggacagctagggaAGAAGGAaaggacacattggtacaggacagctaggaggagaaggaatgggacacattggtacaggacagctaggagaagaaggaatgggacacattggtacaggacagctaggagaagaaggaacgggacacattggtacaggacagctaggagaagaaggaacgggacacattggtacaggacagctaggagaagaaacaggacacattggtacaggacagctaggagaagaagggacaggacacattggtacaggagctaggagaagaagggacaggacacattggtacaggacagctaggagaggaaggaacgggacacattggtacaggacagctaggagaagaaacaggacacattggtacaggacagctaggagaagaaggaacgggacacattggtacaggacagctaggagaagaaggaacgggaccacattggtacaggacagctaggaggaAGGAGAAGGaaaggaacgggacacattggtacaggacagctaggagagagaagaaacgggacacattggtacaggacagctagtagaagaaggaacgggacacattggtacaggacagctaggagaagaaggaatgggacacattggtacaggacagctaggagaagaaggaacgggacacattggtacaggacagctaggaggagaaggaatgggacacattggtacaggacagctaggagaagaaggaacaggacacattggtacaggacagctaggagaagaaggaacaggacacattggtacaggacagctaggagaaggaacgggacacattggtacaggacagctaggagaaggaacaggacacattggtacaggacagctaggagaggaaggaacgggacacatcggtacaggacagctaggagaaggaACAgaacacattggtacaggacagctaggagaagaaacaggacacattggtacaggacagctaggagaggaaggaacaggacacattggtacaggacagctaggagaagaaggaacaggacacattggtacaggacagctaggagaagaaggaacaggacacattggtacaggacagctaggagaaggaacgggacacattggtacaggacagctaggagaaggaacgggacacattggtacaggacagctaggagaaggaacgggacacattggtacaggacagctaggagaaggaacgggacacattggtagaGGACAGCTGTCCTGTTTCATTGTGTCCTGTGTCTTTCTCTCCTGTCCTGTCTCATTGTGTCCAGTGTCTTTCTCTCCGCTCCTGTCTCATTGGGAGAGGCTGGAATGGGATAGGATAGGACAGTACAGGAAACCATTTCCGAGCAATGACACAAAACGGGAATATAAAGATAACGGTCACTTTTAGTATACTCACGTTGCAGATATTCAGAAGCTCCCACAATCCTGAATTGGAGGTAACCAAAGTTAATGGCCACCCTCCATGCTAACACAATGTTTGGTAAGGCCAGCACACAAACCAGAATCATACGTACCTAATAAATGTATAAACCATGGGTCTCTGACGATGTACTACATCACATATAATTATCctattgttatacatatatgtaatagtTTGCAACAATTAGATAGCAAcagtttaacattatattatgtACCTCATATTTAACCCAATAACCTCTTCCTAGAGACACCCTCTCCCATTTTTAGGCCTTTACTTTTTACTTTAATCTCAAATTAAAGCAAACTGAAATATGAAAACAGTGTAGGTGTTCCATGtgatttcttttgtatattgattaatGGCTTATTCTGTGcaataatttacaaaaagaTTACCAGTAGCTGAATTTTGGTCCTattaccgtatttcaccgcaaataagaccccccacccagagaagaaataaaggtcaaaagtggtgggggggtcttatttgcggacaaCCCGCCTGATAATATCGATCTctgaggtcgccatcttggatttatcAATGTCTTGTCACAGTTGTAACAGTCGTATGACAGATGTGTAATTATTATTTAAGCAAGATGTTCAagtattgataataataatgacgtttgggtaaaattaaatcaaattaaaatataaacaataccagGACACTTAAGTTGTTAAGTCTGAAAGAGACACGGGTAATTATAATTGACCCTTCATTTTCGATTGTTTTAAGTATCCTAGGTGTTTAttgggttgagtatggtatgatattatttatagagatggtaccagttgtgttgtgagtatggtatgataatattgatagataTGTACCAGTTGGGTtgtgagtatggtatgataatattgatagataTGTACCAGTTGtgttgagtatggtatgataatattgatagagatggtaccagttggggtgagtatggtatgataatattgatagagatgtaccaGTTgagttgagtatggtatgataatattgatagagatggtaccagttgagttgagtatggtatgataatattgatagagatggtaccagttggggtgagtatggtatgataatattgatagagatggtaccagttgagttgagtatggtatgataatattgatagagatggtaccagttgagttgagtatggtatgataatattgatagagatggtaccagttgagttgagtatggtatgataatattgatagagatggtatCAGTTgagttgagtatggtatgataatattgatagagatggtaccagttgagttgagtatggtatgataatattgatagagatggcACCAGTTGGGGtaagtatggtatgataatattgatagagatggtactAGTTgagttgagtatggtatgataatattgatagataTGGCCCCAGTTGGggtgagtatggtatgataatattgatagagatggtaccagttgagttgagtatggtatgataatattgatagagatggcCCCAGTTGGGGtaagtatggtatgataatattgatagagatggtaccagaTGGGGTGaatatggtatgataatattgatagagatggcCCCAGTTGGGGtaagtatggtatgataatattgatagagatgtaccaGTTGGGGtaagtatggtatgataatattgatagagatgtaccaGTTGGGtggagtatggtatgataatattgatagagatgtaccaGTTGGGtggagtatggtatgataatattgatagagatgtaccaGTTGGGtggagtatggtatgataatattgatagagatgtaccagttgggttgagtatggtatgataatattgatagagatggtaccagttggggtgagtatggtatgataatattgatagagatggtaccagttggggtgagtatggtatgataatattgatagagatggtaccagttgggttgagtatggtatgataatattgatagagatggtaccagttgggttgagtatggtatgataatattgatagagatggtaccagttgggttgagtatggtatgattatattgatagagatgtaccaGTTgagttgagtatggtatgataatattgatagagatggtaccagttggggtgagtatggtatgataatattgatagagatgtaccaGTTGtgttgagtatggtatgataatattgatagagatggtaccagttggggtgagtatggtatgataatattgatagagatgtaccaGTTGtgttgagtatggtatgataatattgatagagatggtaccagttgggttgagtatggtatgataatattgatagagatgtaccaGTTGGggtgagtatggtatgataatattgatagagatggtaccagttgggttgagtatggtatgataatattgatagagatggtaccagttgggttgagtatggtatgattatattgatagagatgtaccagttgggttgagtatggtatgataatattgatagagatggtaccagttgggttgagtatggtatgataatattgatagagatggtaccagttgggttgagtatggtatgataatattgatagagatgtaccaGTTgagttgagtatggtatgataatattgatagagatggtaccagttgggttgagtatggtatgataatattgatagagatgtaccaGTTgagttgagtatggtatgataatattgatagagatgtaccaGTTGGGtggagtatggtatgataatattgatagagatgtaccaGTTgagttgagtatggtatgataatattgataaagaTGGTACCAGTTgagttgagtatggtatgataatattgatagagattgTACCAGTTTGAATGTTTTTCTGCCTTTCGTGTTCACCCCATACTCCACGGTACAGTAAAGTACGACGACGATGATCGCGATGATGAGCACGTAAAGTTCATATATCCTCTCCCGAAGCGTGCCATGGATTGCGTAGAAAAGACAGAACACTAAAATAAAGAATGTAGGAATGCTAATTAATTTGCTCAAACTTgccaataaaatgtataatcaaattgtctgtatagaaaaaatattaagaagAATTTAAATCTTAGACGATtcgatcaaggtcatttattgaacaaatcaagttcatatatatatagccaaaACCTTGTATTCTTCCTAGCATGCTACAAGCCCAATATCAGGACACATGGGGCGTTTTcaattatacggtttgactgctTGGACcttgttgttcgtttattaactACGAAAGACGGAGCTGGtgattttatgttgttttcagACAAGCCTTGACAAAGCCTTCACAGGCCTTTATCATAAACTGCAGGTCAGttggatttatacttgaaataataagTTTTACAAAAAAGCAAACCGGTTTTTCCGAATTAACGAAAATGGCTTTGGTTTATTTTAAAACcttaaaaaaaagacaaatgaGTTTAAAAGAATTTTGTGCCAATTTCATACTTTCAAACTCAATGGTGatacttaaaaataaatttacctGCATTGATTAGGAGAAGCAGAGCGAAAGTAAAATCTGGTACTGCAGGATCAGTTTTGATCACATCAATGAAACTGTACAGCGTCAAACCTATGGCTGTTAATATGTTGATGGTAGTAACTAGTAGAAACAACCACTCTGTACGACTCAGTCCGGCAAAGGTCTTAGTCTGGtatataacagaaaaaaatgcaatttagAGTAACTGTAATAGTCaaaggtatatacatgtacatgtacacgataaaacctgccttagcgaccacctctgtataaagaccacctgcttattaagGCCACTTTTCCATggtcccaaatgaccaatttcagcatatttcaacctgtgtataaagaccatctggcTATAAAGATCATTTTCCTCCTGTtgcttgagtggtctttatggGCAGGTTTCACTGTAATAACAATATGGAAGTTACAAGttttgagttatctccccctgaaaTTGAGGATAGCATCTCATGACAATACTCATAACAATTAATATTCCCTAACTTTTTTCCAGCTTGGCTTTCTGTTGTACTAGAATTAGTATGACATGTATATCTGTTTTTGCTATTTTCAAGGACTGTCAAGTTGTGGTCAGCATGCATGCAAGCAGCTATGGTTTGGGGTTATTTCCTCTGACTCAATTGACACTAAATCTCCCAAACATCTACATCAGATTtcaaacctacatgtatgtatttcctGCATCTTtacaatgtacagtgtattcttttaaacatgatatttttgcatcaaaacaaagtttaaacattacatCATAGTTTTATGTGACCGGTTTTCCCGATTGATTGTTTATATAACTATTTAAgcgtttatctaaaaaccccaAAGCACATTCAGAGGTACAACTGCCGACCAtgaaaatggcggagttgccaaaatctatttatatatgtttctgatatcaAGATAAAATGTTATGTCAGTTTTATGTCTGGTTATATCCATATAATTGTGTTACACTGATTTGATTCATCACATATGCCTTTGCAGGTGCCATAAGAGGCTGTTAATCATGATCAATTCaacaaaatagatatataactCGATAAACTTGCGAGCTAATATGGGTAAACAGAGATAAATCTTTAATAAATAATCCTTGAGAAAATAAAAACCTGTATTAAGAACATTTGCTTGACATAACAAATCAGGTGGGTGATGCAGGCCCTAGGGACCTCTtgtttacaaaacatacaaaaccAAGTTATCGTCAACAGTCGATTACTAAATATAATCAGAACAACTAGATCTTAATCTTGTATCTACTACATCACGTACTACGTATAGTACAGATCATTTTTCTTCCCACACACTGATGTACAGATGTACATAAAATTACACAACATCGATATAGCAGCAGTACATTACACAGCACTCGTAGATTTCAATGCAAACATACCCTACAAAATTTACTTGAAGCGTTCACAATCAACAAAACCAAAACATGTTTTATCCATCTTTTAACTTTTTTCAGATTGcacccaaaacaaacaaaaacactaTGTAAATAGCCCCTTTCACACCCCTGCACGCCACCAAATCGGCGACTTTGACGGCCTAACTGAATTAAGAAGAAGAAAGTAAGGTTATTAGTTATATAAtcctgtacatgtacatgtaaagcaGTCAGATCACAGTAGCAAGCTGGACAGCTGCTGGAGCCATGTAAGAAACCGAAAGTAAACATTATGTACCTGTCCCCATGATGTGGCGATGGATGTTTTAGGTATGTCTGTGATCCCGTATTTACTGTAACCTGTTGATTCCTCTTTTTCTTT
This genomic window from Argopecten irradians isolate NY chromosome 11, Ai_NY, whole genome shotgun sequence contains:
- the LOC138335553 gene encoding uncharacterized protein — its product is MDEEINDRQKEKEESTGYSKYGITDIPKTSIATSWGQTKTFAGLSRTEWLFLLVTTINILTAIGLTLYSFIDVIKTDPAVPDFTFALLLLINAVFCLFYAIHGTLRERIYELYVLIIAIIVVVLYCTVEYGVNTKGRKTFKLVRMILVCVLALPNIVLAWRVAINFGYLQFRIVGASEYLQHLYAQASIFSCALKFDVQVTVSMVVLVLRKGTELKVLEQVVLGVGIPYSILWNILGSIVLKREWLTGAGIFAFLGLAKPSYYIYKLANEYVNVDENLKQSSTITYAILTAGILALLVWIITMVELVIVCKNFGKGLKEIAFETLSESTSLITGRKVRHTNPPA